The Leucobacter rhizosphaerae genome includes a region encoding these proteins:
- the moaA gene encoding GTP 3',8-cyclase MoaA has protein sequence MLTDSTAAPGARRLPSLGLTDARRRPLRDLRISVTDRCNFRCVYCMPKELFGRDYPFLDHDQLLSFAEIERVARAAVGLGVRKLRLTGGEPLLRRGIEALIAELAKLRTPDGQRIDLALTTNGSALPVKAEALREAGLNRVTVSVDSLREDRFQAINDVRFPLARVFAGIEAAEAAGLGPVKVNAVVKRGVNDDEVLDLAEHFRGTGRTLRFIEYMDVGSSNGWEMADVVPSAEIVRRIDAVHPLEPLPATHPGETAKRWRYRDGSGEIGVISSVTGAFCGDCSRARVSAEGKLFTCLFATAGTDLREILRSGATDAELAVALSGVWARRDDRYSELRAQGVVADGPRIEMSYIGG, from the coding sequence ATGCTCACGGACTCCACCGCGGCCCCGGGCGCACGACGACTCCCCTCGCTCGGACTGACCGACGCGCGTCGCCGCCCCCTGCGCGACCTGCGGATCTCGGTAACCGACCGGTGCAACTTCCGCTGCGTCTACTGCATGCCGAAAGAACTCTTCGGGCGCGACTACCCGTTCCTCGACCATGACCAGCTGCTGAGCTTCGCTGAGATCGAACGGGTCGCCCGCGCCGCCGTCGGGCTCGGCGTGCGCAAACTCCGCCTGACGGGCGGTGAACCGCTGCTGCGCCGCGGGATCGAAGCGCTCATCGCGGAGCTCGCGAAGCTGCGCACCCCCGACGGGCAGCGCATCGACCTCGCACTCACGACGAACGGCTCGGCGCTCCCGGTCAAGGCCGAGGCGCTGCGCGAGGCGGGCCTCAATCGGGTCACGGTCTCCGTCGATTCGCTGCGGGAGGATCGTTTCCAGGCCATCAACGACGTGCGCTTCCCGCTCGCCCGGGTGTTCGCCGGCATCGAGGCCGCTGAGGCCGCGGGGCTCGGGCCGGTCAAGGTGAACGCGGTCGTCAAGCGCGGGGTCAACGACGACGAGGTACTGGACCTGGCGGAGCACTTCCGGGGCACGGGGCGCACCCTGCGCTTCATCGAGTACATGGACGTCGGGTCGTCGAACGGCTGGGAGATGGCGGACGTCGTGCCGTCGGCCGAGATCGTGCGCCGGATCGACGCCGTGCACCCGCTCGAACCGCTCCCCGCCACACACCCGGGCGAGACGGCGAAGCGCTGGCGCTACCGCGACGGCTCAGGTGAGATCGGCGTCATCTCGAGTGTCACCGGCGCCTTCTGCGGCGACTGCTCCCGCGCCCGGGTGTCTGCCGAGGGCAAACTCTTCACGTGCCTCTTCGCGACCGCGGGCACGGATCTGCGCGAGATCCTGCGCTCCGGTGCGACCGATGCCGAACTCGCAGTTGCGCTCTCGGGAGTCTGGGCGAGGCGCGACGACCGCTATTCGGAGCTGCGCGCGCAGGGCGTCGTCGCCGACGGGCCGCGGATCGAGATGTCGTACATCGGCGGCTAG